In Asterias amurensis chromosome 4, ASM3211899v1, one genomic interval encodes:
- the LOC139936295 gene encoding uncharacterized protein produces the protein MRLTMRRGTIILFGIVNGLIIFMNYRAYNLDSLRVMSSDFIQDKVDYFKNLMGRQDGDEDYISYTYKRPRTKSLNWGSIEGIHKALPAYEKMRRVLSSLHDYKTVFNHNIGYVGITREMLRFKSVPNVGDSDHLSALFVDVLQTNRSLKIGVIGGTLSQNNVCLTKSCIYIDLVAKWLTEILDTSVTVHNAAISSTSSEYFAWCLQPHLDVLNMDIIIWELATEDYVNRELYLRYGLTSAGWPQEEVTRRILDLPNKPYLMYFNFLSAENIRKRDCVNSEYFSGRHLGKHYNVTSISWCNAVCTRLWKYGFTPDDLIYTDDLLSETSHQQGALFIINYFRLILEQVTLDVMNKTKSDESYIKNLIRLHDRFVQNTYGLSLEPVANQPIKPSNFQNTSIGPLFSHIVLKDTKCWPVSKPQYVKGQALQAIQTNGWELGYSHNENWYMSTGTNQRIIFKISIAPHQDNLNATVAIALVTCNYCGQALMWLNDMFGDAKLINSNAKHHIFAVRVIFTGVPPGDYTVSLKAMEEKPFKIGAVMTSYDDKQSNETVSDETKVEFGGPRTWGKLKQLN, from the coding sequence ATGCGGCTAACCATGAGACGAGGCACCATCATTCTCTTCGGAATCGTAAATGGACTTATCATCTTTATGAATTATCGAGCGTATAACTTAGACTCTCTACGTGTTATGTCATCGGACTTCATCCAGGACAAGGTGGACTACTTCAAGAATCTCATGGGACGCCAAGATGGCGATGAGGATTATATCAGCTACACGTACAAACGGCCCCGTACGAAGTCACTGAACTGGGGCAGTATAGAAGGAATACACAAAGCCTTGCCCGCTTACGAGAAAATGCGAAGGGTCTTGTCAAGTCTCCATGACTACAAGACGGTCTTCAACCACAACATAGGCTACGTCGGTATCACCCGTGAGATGCTGCGTTTTAAGTCGGTCCCGAACGTTGGCGACAGTGACCACTTGAGTGCGCTGTTTGTTGATGTCTTGCAGACGAATCGCAGCCTAAAGATTGGGGTGATTGGGGGAACCCTCTCTCAGAATAATGTCTGCCTGACAAAGTCATGCATTTACATTGATCTTGTCGCTAAATGGCTGACGGAGATACTGGACACCTCAGTGACGGTGCACAACGCGGCAATCAGCAGCACGAGCAGTGAATACTTCGCCTGGTGTCTGCAGCCCCACTTGGACGTTTTGAACATGGACATCATCATATGGGAGTTGGCCACAGAGGATTACGTCAACCGTGAACTCTACCTGAGGTACGGTCTGACGAGTGCCGGCTGGCCCCAAGAGGAGGTAACCCGACGGATCCTGGATCTCCCCAACAAACCCTACCTCATGTACTTCAATTTCCTCTCGGCAGAGAACATCCGAAAACGGGACTGCGTCAACTCGGAGTACTTCTCTGGACGCCATCTTGGTAAGCATTACAATGTGACCTCCATTAGTTGGTGCAACGCAGTCTGTACCAGACTATGGAAATACGGTTTCACCCCAGACGATCTCATCTACACGGACGACCTCCTGAGCGAGACATCCCACCAACAGGGGGCGCTGTTTATCATCAACTATTTCCGCCTAATCTTGGAGCAGGTGACACTGGACGTTATGAACAAGACCAAATCCGACGAGAGTTACATAAAGAATCTCATTAGACTGCATGATCGCTTTGTCCAGAATACCTACGGTCTGAGTTTGGAACCTGTCGCTAACCAACCCATAAAACCATCCAACTTTCAAAACACTTCCATCGGGCCATTATTCTCCCACATCGTGTTAAAGGACACAAAATGCTGGCCTGTATCCAAACCTCAGTATGTCAAGGGTCAAGCCCTCCAAGCAATCCAGACCAATGGTTGGGAGCTTGGTTACTCTCACAACGAGAATTGGTACATGAGTACCGGGACAAACCAACGCATCATATTCAAAATCAGCATTGCTCCGCACCAAGACAATCTCAATGCCACTGTTGCCATAGCTCTCGTTACCTGCAACTATTGTGGCCAGGCCCTGATGTGGCTCAACGATATGTTTGGGGACGCCAAGCTCATCAACAGCAACGCAAAGCATCACATTTTTGCAGTGCGCGTTATCTTCACCGGTGTACCGCCCGGTGATTATACGGTTTCTCTCAAGGCCATGGAGGAGAAACCCTTTAAGATTGGAGCCGTGATGACCTCGTACGACGACAAGCAAAGCAATGAAACTGTGTCCGACGAGACAAAGGTTGAGTTTGGAGGACCAAGAACGTGGGGTAAACTGAAACAACTGAACTGA